A segment of the uncultured Desulfobulbus sp. genome:
CTTTGCAGAAGCAACTGCGGGAAATTCTCGATTTGCAGATGGCCGACCAGCGAGGCGCCTGGGAGATGCAATCCGATGGCAGTTACATCCAGCGTCAGCCCACCCCTGGGGGAGAGAACCGTTCGGCCCAGGAGTTGCTGATTGAAAAGAGTGAGAAGCGGCTCGACGAGGCGATGCGGATGTATAAGCGGCAGTATTCCAAAAAAATAGCGAAAAGAAAGAGCAAGTAATCAGGGCGGGACGGGGCACCTCGAGAGGCATAGGAGTGACTGGAAGTCAGGCTGGTGAAGAGGGTCAGGGGCTTGTCTTGAGAAAGATTTTGTCGTAAACGGTGCGATATCGCGTGCGACTGTTGTCATCCAGCCATCGTTCATACGCCTGCCGATAGGGTGGGGTTGGCCGAATTTTCAGCAGGACGTCGTTAATCTGCTCAATAACGTGTTTGCCCCACTGGTTCTTGGGGCAGGCAATGGCGCAATACCACCCCTCGTAATTCTGCTGGTTCTCGGTCAGCATCACCGTGGTTATCTGATCACGAATACCCATCTGTTCGGCACGAAAAATGGCCTCATCGGGAAGCCCAAGCAGCCCGTCGATGCGATCCAACAGCAGCATTTTAAAATAATTCTCCCCCAACTCCTGCCCGGCAAAACGGATCGTATTCGTCCGATCTGCAAATTTGCCCAGTTCTTTATCCAACATCCTGCCGTAAGAGCGGTCTCTGCTGAGTCCTAGGCGGAATTTTTCATCTTGCAGCAGTTCCACCAGGCTGCAGCCATTTTTCCCGCCAAAATTATGCAATCTGTCCGCCCGTATAATGAGAACCGGTGGCATGGTCAACATGCTGGGAATGGAAAAGTGGAGAAAGGATTCGCGTTCCGGAGTTCGATACAACCCAATGCTGCAGACCTTTTTCCCTTGGCGGAACATGTCGAAATGGCGGACCACATTGGTCGACAGGCGCTCATGGGTGTACTGGGGGAGGTTGGCTTGAAGAAGGCCTTGCACCACATTGCCATACCCCATATCACGATAGGGACCGGTCTGTATCATGTAGGGCGGCATGTTGACTTCCATCCAGGTGATGGTGTCCTTGGCCCATGTT
Coding sequences within it:
- a CDS encoding TIGR02285 family protein, encoding MHRKTQQHASVAAILSFLLLLFTSATWAKDTITWMEVNMPPYMIQTGPYRDMGYGNVVQGLLQANLPQYTHERLSTNVVRHFDMFRQGKKVCSIGLYRTPERESFLHFSIPSMLTMPPVLIIRADRLHNFGGKNGCSLVELLQDEKFRLGLSRDRSYGRMLDKELGKFADRTNTIRFAGQELGENYFKMLLLDRIDGLLGLPDEAIFRAEQMGIRDQITTVMLTENQQNYEGWYCAIACPKNQWGKHVIEQINDVLLKIRPTPPYRQAYERWLDDNSRTRYRTVYDKIFLKTSP